Proteins encoded together in one Prunus dulcis chromosome 3, ALMONDv2, whole genome shotgun sequence window:
- the LOC117621140 gene encoding uncharacterized protein LOC117621140 isoform X1: MLVTWQIRKFAQVEVLFWHSCCIFVVMSEATKDLVGSSERGKIGPDFFGYYTRLVTELLSQEEDFPPFASQSSDLSQRRSGNVRGKDVIEHSYGTSGSLFGNSIGTGLSDFKKERLKSLLRQGVNFLSPEVDEMLEPVVAISRLKSQLTSRNCLSSSKGTLPDIDARNAHSKRPKRSSSFSSTSLPTLSTPTNLESSKENCAHGLTTETARLIAVPEEPKVDDDLQFLIEKDSLQVEETVKKYSDEFSATLGHMEQQLEKLLDTVMASCRPMTLPEKHKLGKLIQKLPPKNLDCVAEMLQQRNAACTNSSDEIHVDLEKQSNVTLWRLYYYVEAVEKARKLAK, translated from the exons ATGTTGGTTACCTGGCAGATAAGAAAATTTGCTCAAGTAGAAGTGTTGTTTTGGCATAGCTG CtgcatttttgttgttatGTCAGAAGCTACGAAGGATCTTGTTGGTTCGAGTGAACGTGGTAAAATAGGACCAGACTTCTTTGGTTACTATACACGTTTAGTTACAGAGTTGTTATCACAAGAAGAAGATTTTCCACCTTTTGCTTCCCAATCCTCTGATCTATCTCAAAGAAGAAGTGGGAATGTTAGAGGGAAGGATGTTATTGAGCACAGTTATGGTACTTCTGGTTCTTTATTTGGTAACAGCATAGGAACTGGGCTTTCCGATTTCAAAAAGGAAAGATTGAAATCATTGCTCAGGCAGGGTGTGAATTTTCTTTCACCAGAAGTTGATGAG ATGCTAGAACCTGTTGTTGCTATCAGCCGGTTAAAATCTCAGCTAACGAGCAGAAACTGTCTATCGTCTTCTAAAGGTACATTACCTGACATTGATGCAAGGAATGCTCACTCTAAGAGACCAAAGAGatcttcctctttctcttcaacCAGTCTCCCTACGCTTTCCACTCCTACCAATCTCGAGTCTAGCAAAGAG AACTGTGCTCATGGCCTCACAACAGAAACAGCTAGGTTGATAGCTGTTCCGGAGGAGCCAAAG GTTGACGATGATTTGCAGTTCCTTATAGAGAAGGATAGCTTGCAGGTTGAGGAGACAGTGAAGAAATATTCTGATGAATTTTCTGCAACA CTAGGGCACATGGAACAGCAGCTTGAAAAACTTCTTGATACTGTGATGGCTTCGTGCAG GCCTATGACCCTTCCTGAGAAACACAAGCTTGGAAAATTGATTCAGAAGTTACCACCAAAAAATCTTGACTGTGTTGCAGAAATGCTTCAACAGAGGAACGCAGCTTGTACAAATTCCTCTGATGAAATTCATGTGGATCTTGAAAAACAG AGTAATGTAACACTTTGGAGATTGTATTATTATGTTGAAGCTGTTGAGAAAGCTAGAAAGCTAGCCAAGTAG
- the LOC117621140 gene encoding uncharacterized protein LOC117621140 isoform X2, whose translation MLVTWQIRKFAQVEVLFWHSCCIFVVMSEATKDLVGSSERGKIGPDFFGYYTRLVTELLSQEEDFPPFASQSSDLSQRRSGNVRGKDVIEHSYGTSGSLFGNSIGTGLSDFKKERLKSLLRQGVNFLSPEVDEMLEPVVAISRLKSQLTSRNCLSSSKGTLPDIDARNAHSKRPKRSSSFSSTSLPTLSTPTNLESSKEVDDDLQFLIEKDSLQVEETVKKYSDEFSATLGHMEQQLEKLLDTVMASCRPMTLPEKHKLGKLIQKLPPKNLDCVAEMLQQRNAACTNSSDEIHVDLEKQSNVTLWRLYYYVEAVEKARKLAK comes from the exons ATGTTGGTTACCTGGCAGATAAGAAAATTTGCTCAAGTAGAAGTGTTGTTTTGGCATAGCTG CtgcatttttgttgttatGTCAGAAGCTACGAAGGATCTTGTTGGTTCGAGTGAACGTGGTAAAATAGGACCAGACTTCTTTGGTTACTATACACGTTTAGTTACAGAGTTGTTATCACAAGAAGAAGATTTTCCACCTTTTGCTTCCCAATCCTCTGATCTATCTCAAAGAAGAAGTGGGAATGTTAGAGGGAAGGATGTTATTGAGCACAGTTATGGTACTTCTGGTTCTTTATTTGGTAACAGCATAGGAACTGGGCTTTCCGATTTCAAAAAGGAAAGATTGAAATCATTGCTCAGGCAGGGTGTGAATTTTCTTTCACCAGAAGTTGATGAG ATGCTAGAACCTGTTGTTGCTATCAGCCGGTTAAAATCTCAGCTAACGAGCAGAAACTGTCTATCGTCTTCTAAAGGTACATTACCTGACATTGATGCAAGGAATGCTCACTCTAAGAGACCAAAGAGatcttcctctttctcttcaacCAGTCTCCCTACGCTTTCCACTCCTACCAATCTCGAGTCTAGCAAAGAG GTTGACGATGATTTGCAGTTCCTTATAGAGAAGGATAGCTTGCAGGTTGAGGAGACAGTGAAGAAATATTCTGATGAATTTTCTGCAACA CTAGGGCACATGGAACAGCAGCTTGAAAAACTTCTTGATACTGTGATGGCTTCGTGCAG GCCTATGACCCTTCCTGAGAAACACAAGCTTGGAAAATTGATTCAGAAGTTACCACCAAAAAATCTTGACTGTGTTGCAGAAATGCTTCAACAGAGGAACGCAGCTTGTACAAATTCCTCTGATGAAATTCATGTGGATCTTGAAAAACAG AGTAATGTAACACTTTGGAGATTGTATTATTATGTTGAAGCTGTTGAGAAAGCTAGAAAGCTAGCCAAGTAG